Proteins from a genomic interval of Luteolibacter sp. Y139:
- a CDS encoding phosphodiester glycosidase family protein, producing the protein MLLRFLAFAACTLPALAAPEKKVVDGVTYHILHAKPAQVRVIWKDTQGRQIETFPQATAYLTGIGETPETLMNGGIYEPHGVPSGLLAQNTRELHPLNLADGKGNFFLKPNGIFLIGDKGAAVIDSTEYPLPGVKVSHAVQSGPLLLRNGKVHPKFRATSTNRLHRNGIGVTKDGTVVLAMTDIHSPKYPNLYEFAMLFASLGCSDALFLDGDISQMRSGEALTKESGPFGSFIAVVKDKDEKP; encoded by the coding sequence ATGCTCCTCCGGTTCCTCGCTTTTGCCGCCTGCACTCTCCCGGCCCTGGCCGCACCGGAAAAGAAAGTCGTCGACGGCGTCACCTATCACATCCTCCACGCCAAGCCCGCCCAAGTCCGGGTCATCTGGAAAGACACTCAGGGCCGCCAAATCGAGACCTTCCCCCAAGCCACCGCCTACCTCACCGGCATCGGCGAAACACCGGAAACCCTCATGAACGGCGGCATCTACGAGCCCCACGGAGTCCCCAGCGGCCTCCTCGCCCAAAACACCCGCGAACTACACCCCCTCAATCTAGCCGACGGCAAAGGCAACTTCTTCCTCAAGCCCAACGGCATCTTCCTCATCGGCGACAAAGGCGCCGCCGTCATCGACAGCACCGAATATCCACTCCCCGGGGTGAAAGTGAGCCACGCCGTTCAATCCGGCCCGCTTCTCCTGCGAAACGGCAAGGTTCACCCAAAATTCCGCGCCACCTCGACGAACCGCCTTCACCGCAATGGCATCGGCGTCACGAAGGACGGCACCGTCGTCCTCGCCATGACCGACATCCATTCGCCGAAATACCCGAACCTCTACGAGTTCGCCATGCTCTTCGCCAGCCTCGGCTGCTCCGACGCGCTCTTCCTCGACGGCGACATCAGCCAGATGCGCTCGGGCGAAGCGCTCACGAAAGAAAGCGGCCCCTTCGGCTCCTTCATCGCTGTGGTGAAGGACAAGGACGAGAAGCCATGA
- a CDS encoding carbohydrate kinase family protein, whose product MPESSIEVIAAGINTVDFLARPPDGVVVGGKYETDELDVQGGGPASTAACITAAFGHATAFIARLGDDPVSLLSRSQFAAAGIRPDFIIHAPGERVAMSLVQIDRTTGERTVYYNLRNYGWLHPEDIPADAIRKARLIFVDGYDAPAALGMLRATHGSDCRSIIDLEHGDTAFLHECISLATDVLLPLHTARAATGKESPADCLAALADLGSGQMIVTDGERGSWALTAEGILHQPCFPVEVVDTNGCGDAFHGGYGVGLLRGWPLPLRLEFGAWVASRVATALGGRRGIPDLDIARSDRHRFSAALQAALFSA is encoded by the coding sequence ATGCCGGAATCCTCCATCGAAGTCATCGCCGCCGGCATCAATACCGTCGACTTCCTCGCCCGTCCGCCGGACGGCGTTGTCGTCGGCGGGAAATACGAGACCGACGAGCTCGATGTCCAGGGCGGAGGCCCCGCATCGACAGCTGCCTGCATCACCGCCGCCTTCGGCCATGCCACCGCCTTCATCGCCCGGCTCGGCGACGATCCCGTCAGCCTGCTTTCCCGCTCCCAATTCGCCGCCGCCGGCATCCGCCCTGACTTCATCATCCATGCACCGGGCGAACGAGTGGCGATGTCCCTGGTCCAGATCGACCGCACCACTGGCGAGCGCACCGTCTACTATAACCTCCGTAATTACGGCTGGCTTCACCCCGAGGACATCCCCGCCGATGCCATCCGGAAGGCACGCCTCATCTTCGTCGATGGCTACGACGCCCCCGCCGCGCTCGGTATGCTCCGCGCCACCCACGGCAGCGATTGCCGCAGCATCATCGATCTCGAACACGGCGACACCGCCTTCCTCCACGAGTGCATCTCGCTCGCCACCGATGTCCTGCTGCCGCTTCACACCGCCCGCGCCGCCACCGGAAAAGAATCACCCGCCGATTGCCTCGCCGCCCTGGCCGATCTCGGCAGCGGCCAAATGATTGTCACGGACGGCGAGCGCGGCTCCTGGGCCCTCACCGCGGAAGGCATCCTCCACCAGCCATGCTTCCCCGTCGAAGTCGTCGACACCAATGGCTGCGGCGACGCCTTCCACGGCGGCTACGGCGTCGGCCTGCTGCGCGGCTGGCCCCTGCCCCTGCGCCTCGAGTTCGGTGCATGGGTCGCCTCCCGCGTCGCCACCGCGCTGGGCGGCCGCCGCGGCATCCCGGATCTCGACATCGCCCGCTCCGATCGCCATCGCTTTTCCGCCGCCCTCCAAGCCGCCCTCTTCTCCGCGTGA
- a CDS encoding nucleoside hydrolase → MRCFFSFAPLALALSLFATPSTQAQATGDAPIAKRARVIIDNDFGGDPDGLFQLAHHLLSPSIEVLGIIGSHHHAGGFYGYPGTADHAVEMADQLLAAMNLTGKVPVFKGANESLADANTPVPNDAVKFIVQEALREDTKEPLYLVCGAGLTDTASAWLTEPKIATKLRLIWIGGPEYPGTPPPPGASRVEYNLSIDRIAAQVVFNQSDLPLWQIPRNTYRQALVSHAELKHRMQPENAPLPRFLLERLEDLMKRAKGSLGEAYVLGDSPLVLLTALQSSWEIDPSSSKFIEGPAPRIDDKGQYADRSDGRNIRVYTNIDTRLMFEDFYAKVTSSQETQDITKPAESTSNIHLYLDGQWGVDSDIYIYPDGTYSYETYTDKDHKAVRKLQGKIEGLFPEVIRLVDENNAWSITPESLKEDFEKAKKESAMTMEIADGDHQYLTIKTEQKELKADFYEPDTFSEAYPTAKELGIFSSLTRLIIAKTDEPEKAEPSDGNEPTK, encoded by the coding sequence ATGCGCTGCTTCTTCTCCTTCGCCCCGCTTGCACTCGCGCTGAGCCTTTTCGCCACGCCGTCCACACAAGCCCAAGCCACTGGCGATGCCCCCATCGCAAAGCGCGCACGCGTCATCATCGACAACGACTTCGGCGGCGACCCGGACGGCCTGTTCCAACTCGCGCATCACCTCCTCTCTCCCTCCATCGAGGTCCTCGGCATCATCGGCTCGCACCATCACGCCGGCGGATTCTACGGCTACCCCGGCACCGCCGATCATGCCGTGGAGATGGCAGACCAGCTCCTCGCCGCCATGAACCTCACCGGCAAGGTCCCGGTTTTCAAAGGCGCCAATGAATCACTTGCCGATGCGAACACCCCCGTTCCGAACGACGCGGTGAAGTTCATCGTCCAGGAAGCCCTGCGCGAGGATACGAAGGAACCCCTCTATCTCGTCTGCGGCGCCGGCCTCACCGATACCGCCAGCGCCTGGCTCACCGAACCGAAGATCGCCACCAAGCTTCGCCTCATCTGGATCGGCGGCCCCGAATACCCCGGCACCCCGCCACCGCCCGGAGCCTCGCGCGTCGAGTATAACCTCAGCATCGACCGCATCGCCGCACAGGTCGTCTTCAATCAATCCGACCTCCCGCTCTGGCAAATCCCGCGCAATACCTACCGTCAAGCCCTCGTCTCCCATGCCGAGCTCAAGCACCGCATGCAGCCGGAAAACGCCCCTCTGCCCCGCTTCCTGTTAGAACGCCTCGAAGACCTCATGAAGCGCGCCAAGGGATCCCTCGGAGAAGCCTACGTCTTGGGTGACAGCCCCCTCGTCCTCCTCACCGCCCTGCAATCGTCTTGGGAAATCGACCCATCCTCCAGCAAGTTCATCGAAGGCCCCGCCCCCCGCATCGATGACAAGGGCCAATACGCCGACCGCTCCGACGGCCGGAACATCCGCGTCTACACGAACATCGATACCCGGCTCATGTTCGAGGACTTCTACGCCAAGGTAACCTCGTCCCAAGAAACGCAGGACATCACCAAGCCGGCTGAATCCACTTCAAACATCCATCTCTACTTGGATGGCCAGTGGGGCGTGGACTCGGACATCTACATTTATCCGGACGGCACCTACAGCTACGAAACCTATACCGACAAGGATCATAAGGCGGTCCGCAAGCTCCAGGGAAAGATCGAAGGACTCTTTCCCGAAGTGATTCGCCTGGTCGACGAAAACAACGCTTGGTCAATCACCCCGGAGTCCCTGAAAGAGGACTTCGAGAAGGCAAAGAAGGAAAGCGCCATGACGATGGAGATCGCAGATGGAGACCACCAATATCTCACGATCAAAACGGAGCAGAAGGAGCTCAAAGCGGACTTCTACGAACCGGACACATTCTCGGAAGCTTACCCCACAGCCAAGGAACTCGGAATCTTCAGTTCCTTGACCCGCCTCATCATTGCCAAAACGGACGAGCCCGAAAAAGCCGAGCCAAGCGACGGGAACGAGCCGACCAAGTAG
- a CDS encoding GFA family protein, with protein MATKAPFSGGCACGAIRYEATAEPVVMLHCHCRDCQRSSGGPFSSFVLVPTEAFKLSQGTPRFHASPSEAGGMTRRGFCPDCGSPVVVKPDAALQFTAIRTASLDDPSWFTQQLDVWTCDAHPWDQMDPAVPKFEKYPTG; from the coding sequence ATGGCTACCAAAGCTCCTTTCTCCGGTGGATGCGCTTGCGGCGCGATCCGCTATGAAGCCACCGCCGAACCGGTGGTAATGCTCCACTGTCACTGCCGCGATTGCCAGCGCTCCAGCGGCGGACCCTTCTCATCGTTCGTGCTCGTGCCCACGGAGGCGTTCAAGCTCTCGCAAGGCACCCCTCGCTTCCACGCCTCGCCCAGCGAGGCCGGCGGTATGACCCGCCGTGGCTTCTGCCCCGATTGCGGATCACCCGTTGTCGTCAAACCCGACGCCGCGCTCCAATTCACCGCGATCCGCACGGCAAGCCTCGACGACCCCAGCTGGTTCACCCAGCAGCTCGATGTCTGGACCTGCGACGCTCATCCATGGGATCAGATGGACCCCGCAGTGCCGAAATTCGAAAAGTATCCAACGGGCTGA
- a CDS encoding bifunctional 2-methylcitrate dehydratase/aconitate hydratase: protein MSSAISNIRPAPDPLLTTLADYALDAVITSDEAFDTARWCLADTLACGIMALAYPACTKLLGPVVPGTSITNGARVPGTSFELDPVQAAFNIGTLVRWLDFNDTWLAAEWGHPSDNLGAILATADWLSRNATAETPVAAFSSTLKAKPLTMRDVLVAMIKAHEIQGVLALDNSFNRVGLDHVLLVRIASTAVTAAMLGGTREQVINAISHAWLDGSALRTYRHAPNTGSRKSWAAGDATSRAVRLAVISMTGEMGYPSVLSAKTWGFQDVSFKGNPVTLARPLGSYVMEQVLFKISFPAEFHAQTAVECAMQLHPLIKHRLDSIERIELTTHESAIRIIDKTGPLHNPADRDHCLQYMTAIGLIFGELTADHYEDKIATDPRIDALREKMTVTEDNAYSRDYLDPDKRSIANAIQVFFNDGTSTAKIEVEYPVGHRRRRSEGIPLLQAKAHSAFATHYGEERAERLMNIFTDRAALETMPVPNFVSAFTI from the coding sequence ATGTCCTCCGCCATTTCCAACATCCGCCCCGCGCCGGACCCGCTTCTCACCACCCTCGCCGACTACGCACTGGACGCAGTCATCACCAGCGACGAAGCCTTCGACACCGCCCGCTGGTGCCTAGCCGACACCCTCGCCTGTGGGATCATGGCCTTGGCTTACCCCGCCTGCACCAAGCTCCTCGGCCCAGTCGTCCCCGGCACTTCCATCACCAATGGCGCCCGCGTCCCCGGCACCTCCTTCGAACTCGATCCCGTCCAAGCCGCCTTCAATATCGGCACGCTCGTCCGTTGGCTCGATTTCAATGACACTTGGCTCGCAGCCGAATGGGGCCACCCCTCCGACAATCTCGGCGCCATCCTCGCCACCGCCGACTGGCTCTCGCGCAATGCCACCGCCGAAACTCCGGTTGCCGCCTTCTCCTCCACCCTGAAAGCCAAGCCCCTGACCATGCGCGATGTCCTCGTCGCCATGATCAAGGCCCACGAGATCCAAGGCGTGCTCGCGCTCGACAATTCCTTCAACCGCGTCGGCCTCGACCACGTTCTGTTAGTGCGCATCGCCTCCACCGCCGTCACCGCCGCCATGCTTGGCGGCACCCGCGAGCAAGTCATCAACGCCATCTCCCACGCCTGGCTCGATGGCTCCGCCCTGCGAACCTACCGCCACGCTCCGAACACCGGCTCACGCAAATCCTGGGCCGCCGGCGACGCCACCAGCCGCGCCGTCCGCCTCGCAGTCATTTCCATGACCGGCGAAATGGGCTACCCCTCCGTGCTCAGCGCCAAGACCTGGGGATTCCAAGACGTCTCCTTCAAAGGCAATCCCGTGACACTCGCCCGACCCCTCGGCAGCTACGTGATGGAACAAGTACTCTTCAAGATCTCCTTCCCCGCCGAGTTCCACGCCCAGACCGCCGTCGAGTGCGCCATGCAGCTTCATCCGCTCATCAAGCATCGCCTCGACTCCATCGAACGCATCGAACTCACCACCCACGAATCCGCGATCCGCATCATCGACAAAACCGGCCCGCTCCACAATCCCGCCGACCGCGACCATTGCCTCCAATACATGACCGCCATCGGCCTGATCTTCGGCGAACTCACTGCCGACCACTACGAGGACAAGATCGCCACCGACCCACGCATTGATGCCCTGCGTGAAAAAATGACCGTCACCGAAGACAATGCCTACTCCCGCGACTACCTCGATCCCGACAAGCGCTCCATCGCCAACGCCATTCAGGTCTTCTTCAATGACGGCACCTCGACAGCGAAGATCGAAGTCGAATACCCCGTCGGCCACCGCCGCCGACGGAGCGAAGGAATCCCACTCCTCCAAGCCAAGGCCCATTCCGCCTTTGCCACCCACTACGGAGAAGAACGGGCGGAGAGATTGATGAACATCTTCACCGACCGCGCCGCCCTCGAAACCATGCCGGTGCCAAATTTCGTCTCGGCCTTCACTATCTAA
- a CDS encoding cytidine deaminase family protein, producing MNPRHQELINAAKPLVRNLILGRSDHDAASVASAIRSSTGAIYTGVCIHLSCGLGFCAEHAAAAEMIKAGETQIESIVAVAEDRILTPCGRCREFLAQIDPRNANAMVILGDDRAVRLVDLLPHHWLQLTPLI from the coding sequence ATGAATCCACGTCACCAAGAACTCATCAACGCCGCAAAACCCTTGGTGCGGAATCTCATCCTGGGCCGCTCCGACCACGACGCGGCGTCCGTCGCCTCGGCGATTCGCTCCTCCACCGGTGCCATTTACACGGGGGTATGCATTCACTTGAGCTGCGGTCTCGGATTCTGCGCCGAGCACGCTGCTGCCGCGGAGATGATCAAGGCAGGTGAAACCCAGATCGAATCCATCGTCGCCGTTGCGGAGGATCGCATTCTCACCCCCTGCGGACGGTGCCGGGAATTCCTCGCCCAGATTGATCCACGCAATGCCAATGCGATGGTCATCCTCGGCGATGACCGTGCGGTGAGGCTCGTGGACCTCCTCCCTCATCACTGGCTCCAGCTCACTCCGCTCATCTAG
- a CDS encoding PVC-type heme-binding CxxCH protein → MSRLLIFLGCTLAASAAPRFEFKEGDRVAFLGDGFIEREQYEGWIEIAATTDFPDRNVTFRNLGWSGDLPNGVSRCGLSLLQAGMEPPEEGWRQLQNQLKTYQPNVLVTGYGMAASLPGGPTPEQFRKDFERLLDEVKDMRVLVLGAPPRFARAGDTDQEVKAHDASLEAIDGVLREVAGKRGLTFVSLQSLDKQKGLSDDGIHLNSAGYRATARLIEKELGWGAGRWDQGKPADALRHAILRKNEWFFHRSRPANMAYIFGFRKAEQGRNAGEIVAFDKLVADEDARIAEMRKLSKVVPAPEERTISTVAAHTPQPSPQFTVADGYEVTLWAENPLLFKPTQMNFDTKGRLWVTSSETYPQIEVGQTADDKILVLEDRDGDGKAETSTPFATGLLMPTGVLPGDGGCYVAQSTDLLHFRDTDGDGKADEKRRVLSGFGTEDTHHNLHTLRRGPDGKIWMNQSIYTRSDTETPQGVMRLKSGGVMRFDPRNNHIEPVFYGWCNPWGHQFDRYGQSFVTDGAGGGGINWAVPGAMYFTYANAPKTLDSISPGSYPKFCGLEIIESPHFPDDWQGSMITCDFRAHRVVRFAVSEQGSGYAAQEVGDILRTDSVNFRPIDVKIGPDGALYIADWSNPIINHGEVDFRDPRRDREHGRIWKVTRKGAELKPGPDLTKANDATLLASLTMNHRHQREAALTEFVSRPASPARNAVVEKWLGSAKDGRDHLAALWLGEALGWKNPKLYAEVLDDPDGKVRAAGVRALGDRLSVMSPDEAFSRLVKAAGDEAPRVRLEAVRVLAKLDRPEATDAALQALKLPRDRFVDYALWLTVRDRGSAWLTALLDGKLPLDGREASLEFALANLPGGQGMAGIRKLMPKPLPRDGSGPWVGLAVKTADPVLLEAVYAQALWAGFDANVTAKVLSDLETAVAGRGVKLPDKTAELRTMFVAENPKVVAAALQLAGALRVTALQGDLAAAAAKADAPDAVRMAALHGLSYFADSAAREALVAVAGSGSSSLLKRCAALALVKNHRADALAAIRAVLPEMTDATEARSFWQQALSLSGLSADLAKSFHEQPLDPKTASLNLPAVPDIDEHAALLEALRKQAGAAAGGPAKDSIQRLVALAGEKGDASRGELIYRRPALVCATCHAVGGAGGKVGPDLTSIGASAPLDYLVESVLLPGAKVKEGYHAVIFETRDGRTIMGRLLKSGGGQTIIADAAGQEITLADESIVKRTDSGSLMPANLIASISEQEQADLFKFLSQLGRPGDFDATKSRAPRVWALLPVKGALSAGAEKGDSSLPWMAVNGTVNGRLVASEAAAFLGDAKEALAASRIELAAAAEVSITLPANASAAWADGAPVAGGKAQLGAGKHVVVVRYKPDGNDFRFEASAGTFLPVW, encoded by the coding sequence ATGAGCCGACTTCTGATCTTCCTTGGCTGCACCCTTGCCGCTTCCGCCGCGCCGCGCTTCGAGTTCAAGGAGGGCGACCGGGTGGCGTTCCTCGGGGATGGCTTCATCGAGCGGGAGCAATACGAGGGCTGGATCGAGATCGCGGCGACGACGGACTTTCCGGATCGGAATGTGACGTTTCGCAATCTCGGATGGAGCGGTGACTTGCCGAATGGAGTGTCGCGTTGCGGGCTGAGCTTGCTCCAGGCGGGGATGGAGCCGCCGGAGGAAGGCTGGCGGCAGTTGCAGAACCAGCTCAAAACTTATCAGCCGAACGTGCTGGTGACGGGCTATGGCATGGCGGCTTCGCTGCCGGGCGGGCCGACGCCGGAGCAGTTCCGGAAGGATTTCGAGCGCTTGCTGGATGAGGTGAAGGACATGCGGGTACTGGTGCTGGGTGCGCCGCCGCGTTTCGCCCGTGCCGGCGATACGGATCAGGAGGTGAAGGCCCACGATGCCTCGCTGGAGGCGATCGATGGCGTGCTGCGGGAGGTGGCGGGGAAGCGGGGGCTGACGTTTGTTTCGCTCCAGTCACTGGATAAGCAGAAAGGGCTCTCGGACGATGGCATTCACCTGAACTCGGCCGGCTATCGGGCGACGGCGCGGTTGATCGAAAAGGAACTTGGCTGGGGTGCGGGACGATGGGACCAAGGCAAGCCGGCCGACGCGCTGCGCCACGCGATCCTTCGCAAGAACGAGTGGTTCTTCCATCGCTCACGTCCGGCGAACATGGCCTACATCTTCGGCTTCCGGAAGGCGGAGCAGGGAAGGAACGCGGGTGAGATCGTGGCCTTTGACAAGCTGGTGGCCGATGAAGATGCGCGCATTGCTGAAATGCGGAAGCTTTCCAAGGTGGTGCCCGCGCCTGAGGAGCGGACGATTTCCACGGTGGCGGCCCACACGCCGCAGCCGTCTCCTCAATTCACGGTGGCCGATGGCTACGAGGTCACGCTGTGGGCGGAGAATCCGCTGCTCTTCAAGCCAACGCAGATGAACTTCGACACGAAGGGGCGGCTGTGGGTGACGAGCTCGGAAACCTATCCGCAGATCGAGGTGGGCCAGACGGCGGATGACAAGATCCTGGTGCTGGAAGACCGCGATGGCGATGGCAAGGCGGAGACGTCGACACCGTTTGCGACCGGCTTGCTGATGCCTACTGGCGTCCTACCGGGCGATGGCGGCTGCTATGTGGCGCAGAGCACGGACTTGCTGCACTTCCGCGATACCGACGGCGATGGCAAGGCGGACGAGAAGCGCCGCGTGCTGAGTGGCTTCGGCACGGAGGACACGCACCATAACCTGCACACGCTGCGCCGTGGTCCGGATGGGAAGATCTGGATGAACCAGAGCATCTACACGCGCAGCGACACCGAGACTCCGCAGGGCGTGATGCGCCTGAAGAGTGGTGGCGTGATGCGTTTCGACCCGCGCAACAATCACATCGAGCCGGTCTTCTACGGCTGGTGCAATCCATGGGGACATCAGTTCGACCGCTACGGTCAATCATTCGTGACCGATGGTGCCGGTGGTGGAGGCATCAATTGGGCGGTGCCGGGCGCGATGTATTTCACCTACGCGAATGCACCGAAGACGCTCGATAGCATCAGCCCCGGCAGCTATCCGAAATTCTGCGGGCTGGAGATCATCGAGTCGCCGCATTTCCCGGATGACTGGCAGGGCTCGATGATCACGTGCGACTTCCGCGCGCATCGCGTGGTGCGCTTCGCTGTGTCCGAACAGGGCTCGGGTTACGCAGCGCAGGAGGTGGGCGACATCCTGCGGACGGATAGCGTGAACTTCCGGCCGATCGACGTGAAGATCGGGCCGGATGGCGCGCTGTATATTGCGGACTGGTCGAACCCGATCATCAATCACGGCGAAGTGGACTTCCGCGACCCGCGGCGCGACCGCGAGCACGGGCGCATCTGGAAGGTGACGAGGAAAGGTGCCGAGCTGAAGCCGGGGCCGGACCTCACGAAGGCGAACGATGCGACCTTGCTTGCGTCGCTGACGATGAATCATCGCCACCAGCGCGAGGCTGCCCTGACGGAGTTCGTTTCGCGCCCGGCTTCGCCGGCCCGGAACGCCGTCGTCGAGAAGTGGCTGGGTTCTGCCAAGGATGGTCGTGACCACCTGGCGGCCCTGTGGCTGGGTGAGGCCTTGGGTTGGAAGAACCCGAAGTTGTATGCCGAGGTTCTGGACGATCCGGATGGCAAGGTTCGTGCGGCCGGGGTGCGGGCGCTCGGTGACCGGCTGTCGGTGATGAGTCCGGATGAGGCATTTTCGCGGCTTGTGAAAGCTGCGGGTGATGAGGCCCCGCGGGTGCGTCTGGAAGCGGTGCGGGTTCTTGCCAAGCTGGACCGGCCCGAGGCGACCGATGCCGCCTTGCAAGCGCTCAAGCTGCCGCGCGATAGGTTCGTCGACTATGCCTTGTGGCTTACGGTGCGAGATCGTGGTTCCGCATGGCTGACGGCTTTGTTAGATGGGAAGCTGCCGCTGGATGGACGCGAGGCCTCGCTGGAGTTCGCGCTGGCGAATCTGCCGGGCGGGCAGGGGATGGCTGGCATTCGCAAGCTGATGCCGAAGCCGCTTCCTCGCGATGGTTCGGGCCCTTGGGTTGGGCTCGCGGTGAAGACGGCGGATCCGGTTTTGTTAGAGGCGGTTTATGCGCAGGCGCTGTGGGCGGGCTTTGACGCCAACGTGACCGCGAAGGTTCTCTCCGATCTGGAAACGGCGGTGGCGGGACGGGGCGTGAAGCTGCCGGACAAGACCGCGGAGCTGCGGACGATGTTTGTGGCCGAGAATCCCAAGGTGGTGGCGGCGGCGCTGCAATTGGCGGGTGCGCTGCGCGTGACGGCATTGCAGGGCGATCTGGCGGCTGCGGCGGCGAAGGCAGATGCTCCCGATGCGGTGCGGATGGCGGCGCTCCATGGGCTTTCGTATTTCGCGGATTCGGCGGCGCGCGAGGCGCTGGTGGCGGTCGCGGGTTCCGGGTCGTCGTCACTGCTGAAGCGCTGTGCGGCGCTGGCGCTGGTGAAGAATCACCGGGCGGATGCGCTTGCGGCCATTCGTGCGGTGCTGCCGGAAATGACGGATGCGACCGAGGCCCGGTCGTTCTGGCAGCAAGCGCTTTCACTCAGCGGACTCTCGGCCGATCTGGCGAAGTCATTCCATGAGCAGCCGTTGGATCCAAAGACCGCTTCGCTGAACTTGCCAGCGGTGCCGGACATCGATGAGCACGCTGCGTTGTTAGAGGCGCTGCGGAAGCAAGCGGGTGCCGCGGCTGGCGGACCGGCGAAGGACTCGATCCAGAGGCTCGTTGCATTGGCGGGAGAGAAGGGCGATGCTTCCCGGGGCGAGCTGATCTATCGGCGTCCGGCGCTGGTGTGTGCCACGTGCCATGCTGTCGGCGGTGCGGGCGGGAAGGTGGGTCCGGACCTGACGTCGATCGGGGCGAGTGCGCCGTTGGATTATCTGGTCGAGTCGGTGCTGCTGCCCGGCGCGAAGGTGAAGGAGGGCTATCACGCGGTGATCTTCGAGACCCGTGATGGGCGGACGATCATGGGGCGCTTGCTCAAGAGCGGCGGTGGGCAGACGATCATTGCTGATGCGGCTGGGCAGGAGATCACCTTGGCGGATGAATCGATCGTGAAGCGGACGGACTCCGGTAGCCTGATGCCTGCGAACCTGATTGCTTCGATTTCGGAGCAGGAGCAGGCGGATCTTTTCAAGTTCCTGTCGCAGCTCGGCAGGCCTGGTGACTTCGATGCGACGAAGAGCCGGGCACCGCGGGTGTGGGCGTTGCTGCCGGTGAAGGGAGCGCTTTCGGCCGGTGCGGAGAAGGGAGATTCCTCGCTGCCGTGGATGGCGGTGAATGGGACGGTGAACGGGCGACTGGTGGCCAGCGAGGCGGCGGCGTTTCTGGGGGATGCGAAGGAGGCCTTGGCGGCCTCGCGGATCGAGCTGGCGGCGGCAGCGGAGGTTTCCATTACGCTTCCCGCGAATGCCTCGGCGGCTTGGGCCGATGGTGCTCCGGTGGCGGGTGGAAAGGCTCAGCTCGGAGCTGGAAAGCATGTCGTCGTCGTGCGCTATAAGCCGGACGGAAATGATTTCCGCTTTGAGGCTTCGGCGGGGACCTTCTTGCCGGTGTGGTGA
- the aac(6') gene encoding aminoglycoside 6'-N-acetyltransferase produces the protein MSQHPTYRIARETDRPQWLSLRYDLWPHCPIDRHRLEIEQLLKSEGIVAVADINGTLAGFAEVSLRHDHVEGTRSSPVPYLEGWFVSPEYRRHGIGRGLLDFVEQWAVARGFNELASDAELENLEGINLHAKLGFAEVGRTVHFVKPLPERSIRS, from the coding sequence ATGAGCCAACACCCGACCTATCGCATCGCCCGGGAAACCGACCGTCCGCAATGGCTCAGTCTGCGCTACGATCTGTGGCCTCATTGCCCCATCGACCGCCATCGCCTTGAGATCGAACAACTCCTCAAGTCCGAAGGCATCGTCGCCGTCGCCGACATCAATGGAACCCTCGCAGGCTTCGCCGAAGTTTCCCTCCGCCACGATCACGTCGAAGGCACCCGCTCATCCCCCGTTCCCTACCTCGAAGGATGGTTCGTCTCCCCCGAGTATCGCCGCCACGGCATCGGCCGCGGCTTGCTGGACTTCGTTGAACAATGGGCCGTCGCCCGCGGCTTCAATGAACTCGCCAGCGACGCAGAGCTCGAAAATCTCGAAGGCATTAACCTCCACGCGAAACTCGGATTTGCCGAGGTCGGACGAACGGTTCATTTCGTAAAACCTCTTCCCGAACGATCGATACGCAGCTAA
- a CDS encoding VOC family protein translates to MKTPSLKLSEIEQIVITVSDVSTALPFYRDVLGLEFLFSPSPTLAFLMAGKIRVMLSTPQGAGTVGGNSIIYFNAVDIAATHAAILARGAQNERNPQLGARLPDKEIWASFVRDPDGNLIGLMEEKRA, encoded by the coding sequence ATGAAGACGCCTTCACTGAAGCTCTCCGAAATCGAACAGATCGTCATCACCGTGAGCGATGTCTCCACGGCGTTGCCCTTCTATCGCGATGTCCTCGGCCTAGAATTTCTCTTCAGCCCATCGCCCACCCTCGCGTTCCTGATGGCCGGCAAGATCCGCGTGATGCTGAGCACACCACAGGGCGCGGGAACCGTCGGAGGCAATTCGATCATCTACTTCAATGCCGTCGACATCGCCGCTACCCATGCCGCGATTCTTGCTCGCGGAGCACAAAACGAGCGTAACCCGCAGCTTGGCGCGCGCCTGCCAGACAAGGAGATCTGGGCCTCTTTCGTGCGCGACCCCGATGGCAACTTGATCGGCCTCATGGAAGAAAAGCGCGCCTGA